A stretch of uncultured Methanobrevibacter sp. DNA encodes these proteins:
- a CDS encoding right-handed parallel beta-helix repeat-containing protein: MNKKSLFITTFLVFAIILGSSAVFAEDTSDFTAANDEQKIQESSDVSDLLQSTDDIKLSASYDIKSGSDSETIQKTINNMSDGDSLNFEEGTYNDICIYVDKSITINGNGAKLIGYENPNVNTTPNKITTPTQSGGYGIGNYATLYVVNTTNVVVNGLTVVGQSPEYGQAAIFTNSANNLTIEKSTIIGGYWGIYLEYSADGKIIGNTIQNQEAIGIINFGSPRTLITNNKVVNVKNHGIDARHGTGPNVQIINNTVIGSKEGIYLMHSKGHTASGNAIINCTTSSITCYGSGQITISGNTLKKSRIGILLGGGYYDINVEENTFQLDNLPFPPTFVYFIAQANSAYQTADGVIGTYTEGISPVSPVDIATPVKPNPDYATILNPTGTIYNVTSGMTGSEIQSIIDSMADGDTLSFEKNATFNDISIYADKNIKILGNGATLIGYNNINASNVPAKIRNATSSGGYAIGEYAVFYIVNTTGAVISDLNIITQYPGYDTTKATTSTEEYKTVGLHIEQSKKFTATNLDITGASWGIFLRSSPNGLVSNNNIHDVYTTGVISFGSANSTIINNKISNAINHGIDVRHGTCPNAVIFNNTVNGAKEGIYLMHSKGHTVYENTISNYKISAITAYGSGNEVIFNNTIAAGRLYFLLGGGYYNVTIGTNKCPPAAMYYPFPPTFREFIALADSSFQSADNVIGVYSTNPATQLTAEDITLDSTNGLINVTLKDGNGNALYNEEVVLSLNGVNYTAKTNANGIAAFNFTANEGANTATFTYNSRAYLDSSNTTATINVKTSTKIEASKVTKTYNVAKNLVLTLKDVNGEILANKTVTITFNGKDYNKTTDSKGQVSFALSNLAPKTYPAVLNFDGDDLYKASSSKVNVVVKKATPKLTAKAKTFKAATKTKQYAIILKTNKNAAIKKVKVTLKIKGKTYKATTNSKGKAIFKITKFTKKGKYTATVKFAGNSYYYNKTVKPKITIK; encoded by the coding sequence ATGAATAAAAAGAGTTTATTTATAACTACATTTTTAGTTTTCGCAATTATTTTAGGTTCATCTGCTGTATTTGCAGAAGATACTTCTGATTTTACAGCTGCAAACGATGAACAAAAAATTCAAGAAAGCTCAGATGTAAGTGATTTACTTCAAAGCACAGATGATATTAAATTATCCGCAAGCTATGATATAAAAAGTGGTTCAGATAGTGAAACTATCCAAAAAACCATCAATAATATGAGCGATGGGGATTCTTTAAACTTCGAAGAAGGAACTTATAATGACATATGCATATATGTAGATAAAAGTATTACAATCAACGGTAATGGGGCAAAATTAATCGGATATGAAAATCCTAATGTTAATACCACCCCAAATAAGATAACAACACCTACCCAATCTGGAGGATACGGAATAGGAAATTATGCAACATTATACGTTGTCAACACTACAAATGTAGTAGTCAATGGATTAACTGTTGTAGGACAAAGTCCGGAATATGGACAGGCAGCAATATTCACCAACTCCGCAAATAACTTAACCATAGAAAAATCAACAATTATCGGTGGTTACTGGGGTATTTATTTAGAGTACAGTGCTGATGGAAAAATAATCGGCAACACAATTCAAAACCAGGAAGCAATAGGTATAATCAACTTTGGATCTCCAAGAACACTTATCACAAACAACAAAGTAGTCAACGTTAAAAACCATGGAATTGATGCAAGACACGGAACAGGACCTAATGTGCAAATAATCAACAACACAGTAATCGGTTCCAAAGAAGGAATCTATTTAATGCATTCCAAAGGACACACCGCATCTGGAAACGCAATTATCAATTGTACTACCAGTTCAATTACATGTTACGGATCAGGTCAAATTACCATTTCAGGCAACACCCTGAAAAAATCAAGAATAGGTATTTTACTTGGTGGAGGATACTATGACATTAACGTTGAAGAAAATACCTTCCAATTAGACAATTTACCATTCCCACCAACTTTCGTATACTTTATAGCACAAGCAAACAGTGCTTATCAAACTGCAGACGGTGTTATAGGAACATATACTGAAGGCATTTCACCTGTTAGCCCAGTAGACATTGCAACTCCTGTTAAACCTAATCCTGATTATGCAACTATTTTAAATCCAACCGGAACTATTTACAATGTAACCAGCGGAATGACCGGAAGTGAAATTCAAAGCATTATTGATTCCATGGCTGATGGAGACACATTATCCTTTGAAAAAAATGCAACATTCAATGATATTTCAATTTATGCAGATAAAAACATCAAAATTTTAGGAAATGGTGCTACCTTAATTGGATATAATAATATCAATGCATCCAATGTACCTGCAAAAATCAGAAATGCAACCTCAAGTGGAGGATATGCTATAGGAGAATATGCTGTATTCTACATTGTAAACACAACCGGTGCTGTAATCAGTGATTTAAACATCATCACACAATACCCTGGTTATGATACCACAAAAGCAACTACCAGCACAGAAGAATATAAAACTGTAGGATTACACATTGAACAAAGTAAAAAATTCACTGCAACCAATTTGGATATTACCGGCGCATCATGGGGTATTTTCTTGAGAAGTTCACCTAATGGACTTGTATCCAACAATAACATCCATGATGTCTACACCACAGGTGTTATAAGCTTCGGTTCAGCAAATTCAACAATTATTAACAATAAAATTTCCAATGCCATAAACCATGGTATTGATGTAAGACACGGAACCTGTCCTAATGCTGTCATTTTCAATAATACAGTTAACGGTGCAAAAGAAGGAATCTATTTAATGCATTCAAAAGGACATACAGTTTATGAAAATACAATCAGCAATTATAAAATCAGTGCAATTACTGCTTATGGATCTGGAAATGAAGTTATTTTCAACAATACCATTGCTGCAGGAAGATTATACTTCTTACTTGGTGGAGGATATTACAATGTAACAATAGGAACCAACAAATGCCCTCCAGCTGCAATGTACTATCCATTCCCACCAACATTCAGGGAATTCATTGCTCTAGCAGATAGCAGTTTCCAAAGTGCAGACAATGTCATTGGCGTTTACAGCACAAATCCAGCTACACAGCTTACTGCTGAAGACATTACCCTCGATTCAACTAACGGATTAATTAATGTTACATTAAAGGACGGAAATGGAAATGCATTATACAATGAAGAAGTTGTTTTATCATTAAATGGTGTAAACTACACTGCAAAAACAAATGCTAACGGTATAGCAGCATTTAATTTCACTGCAAATGAAGGTGCAAACACTGCAACTTTCACATACAACAGCAGAGCATATTTGGATTCATCTAACACAACTGCTACAATCAATGTGAAAACTTCAACTAAAATCGAAGCATCAAAAGTAACTAAAACATATAATGTTGCTAAAAACTTAGTACTTACTTTAAAAGATGTTAATGGAGAAATTTTAGCTAATAAAACTGTAACAATTACCTTCAACGGTAAAGATTATAATAAAACCACAGATAGCAAAGGTCAAGTTAGTTTTGCTTTAAGCAATTTAGCTCCTAAAACATACCCTGCAGTTCTTAATTTTGATGGTGATGATTTATACAAAGCATCCAGTTCAAAAGTTAATGTTGT
- a CDS encoding right-handed parallel beta-helix repeat-containing protein, which yields MDKKVIILLFICLTCLLLVSTVNATEINNNTLSSQGNSYQIADDLSNDDIQVLLDNANDGDTFEFTSKEYKNVSLVVDKKLNIVSATGSIVYVSDGISAKAQNLSIDKTFGFYFTNNSGGSRLSGITIISDLNDYGVIVDSSDNTIIKNNKGTGSQKAGILIKDSNNVEVSFNSISKSVGDGLQLKNVGFSSIKNNTISYNQRSGIETSNINNNTIVYNEIHHNVLNGITLQNKSYGNIIKHNNAYENLNGIFINSTSSYDIINANSFTSNRKNPSITETGGVYETGNGLLFGSGFKTAKEKYPGRLEVKYNVLAHNEMYQAKNNPDLPVFKLGDNWFDSTDDSNTFVCPMLLAGIMKMGTISVKNGIGLQMYDNSGQAVKEFGTFDTKVNVNGNQYTAKFVNGKATIDANLDPDKEYDIEVMVGGEPVKYKYKAASGEKEDNQDSTTSQNQEGQSGMSGDNQESVTDSTQGGSAKGSGNPQNGTSKSAHYANSEKSGVFGTNASGSFQDSSDNGESALTNGDIDAGDASNGEVSQEGKAYEVVPPSKISKEVTDTSGLVVLSIVSLLGCLIYGYRRKSDF from the coding sequence ATGGATAAAAAGGTTATAATTCTTTTGTTCATATGTTTAACATGTTTATTGCTAGTTTCAACGGTAAATGCTACTGAAATTAACAATAATACTTTATCTTCACAAGGTAATTCCTATCAGATTGCTGATGATTTATCTAATGATGATATTCAGGTATTGTTGGATAATGCAAATGATGGTGATACATTTGAATTCACTTCAAAAGAGTATAAAAATGTTTCATTGGTGGTAGATAAGAAATTAAATATCGTATCTGCTACAGGTAGTATTGTTTATGTCTCAGATGGCATAAGTGCTAAGGCTCAAAACTTGTCAATAGACAAAACCTTCGGATTTTACTTTACCAACAATTCTGGTGGAAGCAGATTATCCGGAATAACAATAATATCCGATTTGAATGATTATGGGGTCATTGTTGATTCATCAGACAATACCATAATTAAAAATAATAAGGGGACTGGCTCTCAAAAGGCAGGAATTCTAATTAAAGATTCAAATAATGTCGAGGTAAGTTTCAATTCAATTTCAAAATCAGTCGGTGATGGACTTCAGCTTAAAAATGTTGGATTCAGTTCAATTAAAAACAATACTATATCCTACAATCAAAGATCCGGAATAGAAACATCCAACATAAACAATAATACTATTGTATATAATGAAATCCATCATAATGTGTTGAATGGAATTACTCTGCAGAATAAATCTTATGGGAATATAATTAAGCATAACAACGCTTATGAAAATCTTAATGGTATTTTCATCAATTCCACATCCAGTTATGATATTATTAATGCAAATTCATTTACAAGCAATCGTAAAAATCCATCAATTACAGAAACTGGTGGAGTTTACGAAACAGGAAATGGATTATTATTTGGTTCAGGTTTTAAAACTGCAAAAGAAAAATATCCTGGAAGATTGGAAGTTAAGTATAATGTTTTAGCACACAATGAAATGTATCAGGCTAAAAATAATCCTGATCTGCCTGTATTTAAACTGGGAGATAATTGGTTTGACTCAACCGATGATTCAAATACTTTTGTATGTCCAATGCTTTTGGCAGGGATAATGAAAATGGGAACAATATCAGTGAAAAACGGTATTGGCCTTCAAATGTATGACAATAGCGGTCAGGCAGTTAAAGAATTCGGAACATTTGATACCAAGGTCAATGTTAACGGGAATCAGTATACTGCAAAATTTGTAAACGGCAAAGCTACAATTGATGCAAATCTTGATCCTGATAAGGAATACGATATTGAGGTCATGGTTGGTGGTGAACCTGTCAAATACAAATATAAGGCAGCATCCGGTGAAAAAGAAGATAATCAGGATTCCACTACTTCCCAAAATCAGGAAGGCCAAAGTGGAATGTCTGGAGATAATCAAGAATCTGTAACTGACTCTACACAAGGGGGTTCTGCTAAAGGTAGTGGAAATCCACAGAATGGAACTTCTAAAAGTGCTCACTATGCCAACTCTGAAAAATCAGGCGTTTTTGGAACAAATGCATCAGGATCTTTTCAGGATTCTTCTGATAATGGTGAAAGTGCGTTAACTAACGGAGACATTGATGCCGGAGATGCAAGTAACGGTGAAGTATCTCAAGAAGGTAAAGCATATGAAGTTGTACCTCCAAGTAAAATCTCAAAAGAGGTTACTGATACATCAGGACTTGTTGTATTGAGTATTGTTTCTTTATTGGGATGTTTGATTTATGGATACAGACGTAAAAGTGATTTTTAA
- a CDS encoding secondary thiamine-phosphate synthase enzyme YjbQ: MTVKSNSIKINTSKKFEIIDITSKINELIEINEGIISIFSKHSTSAIVVNENESGLLKDIEFSLDNLITDKYSYDHDRIDNNARSHLKSFLLSSSECLPIKNKKLELGTWQSVFFVELDGPRSSRTITLTMVGE; the protein is encoded by the coding sequence ATGACAGTAAAAAGCAATTCTATTAAAATTAATACTTCAAAAAAGTTTGAAATCATTGATATAACTTCTAAGATTAACGAATTAATTGAAATCAACGAAGGAATAATCTCTATTTTTTCAAAACACTCTACTTCAGCAATTGTTGTTAATGAAAACGAGTCAGGACTTTTAAAGGATATTGAATTTAGTTTGGATAATCTGATTACTGATAAATATTCTTATGATCATGATAGGATTGACAATAATGCCCGTTCACATCTTAAATCATTTTTGCTTTCTTCAAGTGAGTGTTTGCCGATTAAAAACAAAAAATTAGAGTTAGGTACTTGGCAGTCAGTATTTTTTGTAGAATTAGATGGACCAAGAAGCTCAAGAACAATAACTTTGACAATGGTTGGTGAATAA
- the pheT gene encoding phenylalanine--tRNA ligase subunit beta, protein MPVITFKYQDLKDLGIDMEKDELIDTLPMMSSDIEDFDDEEIKVEFFPNRPDNLSVEGVARSFKGFIGQEIGFPDYKVTPSGEYVTVDSDVAAIRPYIGFAKIDNVDFSGDKLKYVMEFQENLHWVIGRDRKKVAIGIHNADVVEGPFKYIATPKDANAFVPLEKDVEMTPDAILTDHEKGQAYAHLIQDFDKYPLILDKDDNVLSMPPIINGELTKLKEDTHNIIVDVTGTDEKAVNQALNIICSSFAEVGGELKSMEVRYEDKTITTPDLTPQEMNVHVDTANELIGGTSLTAEDIKELLFKARFDAEIIDDNEVKAIIPAYRTDILHEVDIVENIAVQYHINDVVAELPDINTVAYENNWFKSESIIREVMVSLGFQEVMSLMLTNEEAHYTKMNQEEKPHVQVARPITIDRTMIRTSLINSLMEFLEDNKHEDLPQKIFEIGDVLYLDETKENKTVASKKLAALVCHSTANFSEIKSIVTTVLSNLGYSMEIKDSDNKTFISGRAADVTGFAGDKKIEGFFGEVSPEVITNFTLEYPVIAFEIEFIN, encoded by the coding sequence ATGCCAGTTATAACATTTAAATATCAAGATTTAAAAGATTTAGGAATCGATATGGAAAAAGATGAACTAATAGACACATTACCTATGATGTCCAGTGACATTGAAGACTTTGATGATGAGGAAATCAAAGTAGAATTCTTCCCGAACAGACCTGACAATTTGTCTGTTGAAGGAGTAGCTAGATCTTTTAAAGGATTTATCGGCCAGGAAATTGGTTTTCCGGATTATAAGGTAACTCCATCCGGAGAATATGTTACTGTTGATAGCGATGTTGCAGCAATAAGACCATACATAGGATTTGCCAAAATCGATAATGTTGATTTTTCCGGCGATAAGCTCAAATATGTTATGGAATTTCAGGAAAACCTTCACTGGGTTATCGGAAGGGACAGAAAAAAAGTAGCTATCGGTATTCACAATGCAGACGTAGTGGAAGGACCATTCAAATACATCGCTACACCAAAAGATGCAAATGCATTTGTTCCTCTTGAAAAAGATGTTGAAATGACTCCTGATGCAATTTTAACCGATCATGAAAAAGGTCAGGCTTATGCTCATTTAATCCAAGACTTTGATAAATACCCATTGATTCTTGATAAAGACGACAACGTACTGTCAATGCCCCCAATCATTAATGGTGAGTTAACCAAACTTAAAGAAGACACTCACAATATTATTGTTGATGTAACCGGAACCGATGAGAAAGCTGTTAATCAGGCATTGAATATCATCTGTTCATCATTTGCAGAAGTCGGAGGCGAACTAAAATCCATGGAAGTCAGATATGAAGATAAAACTATCACAACTCCTGATTTAACTCCTCAAGAAATGAACGTCCATGTTGATACTGCAAATGAATTGATTGGTGGAACCAGCCTAACAGCAGAAGATATCAAAGAATTATTATTCAAAGCACGTTTTGACGCTGAAATCATTGATGATAATGAAGTAAAAGCAATCATTCCAGCTTACAGAACAGATATTTTACATGAAGTGGATATTGTTGAAAATATCGCAGTGCAATACCACATTAACGATGTTGTTGCCGAACTTCCAGATATCAACACAGTAGCTTATGAAAACAACTGGTTTAAATCTGAAAGTATTATCCGTGAAGTGATGGTCAGTTTAGGCTTCCAAGAAGTAATGAGTTTAATGCTTACCAACGAAGAGGCACATTATACAAAAATGAATCAGGAAGAAAAACCACACGTTCAGGTTGCAAGACCTATTACTATTGACAGAACAATGATTAGAACCAGCTTAATCAATAGTTTAATGGAATTTTTAGAAGACAACAAACATGAGGACTTGCCTCAAAAGATTTTTGAGATTGGTGATGTATTATACCTTGACGAAACAAAGGAAAATAAAACCGTTGCTTCTAAAAAATTAGCTGCACTAGTTTGCCACTCAACTGCAAACTTTAGTGAAATCAAATCCATTGTTACAACTGTCCTATCAAACTTAGGATATTCTATGGAAATAAAAGACAGTGATAATAAGACATTCATTTCAGGTAGAGCAGCAGATGTTACCGGATTTGCCGGAGATAAAAAAATTGAAGGATTCTTTGGTGAAGTGTCACCTGAAGTAATAACCAATTTTACCTTAGAGTATCCTGTAATTGCATTTGAAATTGAATTTATTAACTAA
- a CDS encoding valine--tRNA ligase: MSHEEIPKDYDFKKEKVWEQKWEDENIYKYIGDGSRPRYIIDTPPPYPTGAIHLGHVLNWVYIDMNARYRRQKGFDVLFPQGWDCHGLPTEVKVEETHGIKKNDVSRAQFRQYCIDLTTKNIASMKADMKAMGYSQDWTREFVTMNPEYMKRTQYSFLKMYEDGLIYQGKHPVNWCPRCQTAIAFAEVEYSDNTTFLNYVNFPPAVEDSYENIASSQESGKQADPKEEGILIATTRPELMSACVAVVIHPEDERYTHLLGKYVEVPLSHQKVKIIADEEVDPEFGTGAVMICTFGDKTDVSWVQKYDLEVIDVIDDAGILTAAAGRYEGMDLQSCKKQTIDDLDSEGYLLKKEEVDQNVGQCWRCKTPVEILLKEQWFVAVRDLIEKTKVAADEMKWVPEHMKSRMINWADSMEWDWCISRQRIFATPIPVWYCKDCGKVIIPDVEDLPIDPTVDKPKHACECGCEEFIPEVDVLDTWMDSSISPLSIAGWPDEDYVNHFPSNIRPQGHDIIRTWAFYTTLRCLALTGQKPFDDIVINGMVFGEDGNKMSKSRPEFVVGPEEVIEKYGADSLRTWAANSVPGSDVIFDWKDIKHGYRFLRKFWNAFRFISMQIFDEEVSYEEIKDNLGPLDLWILSKLNNLNKKVDKAFEDYNFADTITSIERFFWHDFCDEYIEAVKYRLYTDVSDESRKAAKYTLKTVVETSLKLMAPIAPFFTEEVYQYFSDESIHTTSWPEVYEELISEEMEIKGETTVELIDEVRRFKSASKIPLNAELAEVNVYTSDTDLVDVFNKFGDDIEGTLKINNLEISQGKPEVHEKIIEVEPDMSKIGPTFKGDAGKIIGYLKSTDIDEIGSALEENHELAIGDIVVPEDMLNIKKEIVGASGKKVDILQSENLDMIVEVIR, from the coding sequence ATGTCACACGAAGAAATTCCTAAAGACTATGATTTTAAAAAAGAAAAGGTTTGGGAGCAAAAATGGGAAGATGAAAACATCTACAAATACATTGGAGATGGATCTCGTCCTAGATATATTATTGACACTCCCCCACCATACCCAACAGGCGCAATTCACTTAGGACATGTCTTGAATTGGGTTTACATTGATATGAATGCAAGATACAGAAGACAAAAAGGATTTGACGTATTGTTCCCACAGGGATGGGACTGTCATGGTCTTCCTACTGAAGTTAAAGTTGAAGAAACTCATGGAATCAAGAAAAATGATGTTTCAAGAGCTCAGTTCAGACAATATTGTATTGATTTGACCACTAAAAACATTGCAAGCATGAAAGCAGATATGAAAGCAATGGGTTATTCACAGGATTGGACTCGCGAGTTTGTAACAATGAATCCTGAGTACATGAAAAGAACTCAATATTCCTTTTTGAAAATGTATGAAGACGGATTGATTTATCAGGGAAAACACCCTGTAAACTGGTGTCCTCGTTGTCAGACAGCTATTGCTTTTGCTGAAGTTGAATACTCAGACAACACTACTTTTTTAAACTATGTCAACTTCCCTCCTGCTGTTGAAGATTCATATGAAAATATTGCATCTTCACAGGAATCCGGAAAACAGGCTGACCCTAAAGAGGAAGGGATTCTGATTGCAACAACCAGGCCTGAATTGATGTCTGCATGTGTAGCAGTTGTAATTCACCCTGAAGATGAAAGATACACTCACCTTTTAGGAAAATACGTTGAAGTGCCTTTATCACACCAAAAAGTTAAAATCATTGCTGATGAGGAAGTAGACCCTGAATTCGGTACAGGTGCGGTAATGATTTGTACATTTGGGGATAAAACTGACGTAAGCTGGGTTCAAAAATATGACCTTGAAGTCATTGATGTCATTGATGATGCAGGTATATTAACTGCCGCTGCCGGAAGATATGAAGGAATGGATCTTCAAAGCTGTAAAAAACAGACAATTGACGATTTGGACAGTGAAGGTTACTTATTGAAAAAAGAAGAAGTTGACCAGAATGTTGGTCAATGCTGGAGATGTAAAACCCCGGTTGAAATTCTTCTCAAAGAACAATGGTTTGTAGCTGTAAGAGATTTAATTGAAAAGACCAAAGTTGCAGCCGATGAAATGAAATGGGTACCAGAACACATGAAATCCCGTATGATAAACTGGGCAGATTCCATGGAATGGGACTGGTGTATCTCAAGACAAAGAATATTTGCTACTCCGATTCCTGTATGGTACTGTAAAGACTGTGGAAAAGTCATTATACCTGATGTTGAAGACTTGCCAATAGATCCAACAGTAGACAAACCGAAACATGCATGTGAATGCGGATGTGAAGAATTCATCCCTGAAGTGGATGTTTTGGATACATGGATGGATTCATCAATTTCACCGTTATCCATTGCAGGATGGCCTGATGAAGATTATGTAAATCATTTCCCATCAAATATCCGTCCGCAAGGACACGACATTATCCGTACATGGGCATTTTACACTACATTGAGATGTCTTGCTTTAACAGGCCAAAAACCATTCGACGATATTGTAATTAACGGTATGGTATTTGGTGAAGACGGAAACAAAATGAGTAAATCCCGACCTGAGTTTGTTGTTGGACCTGAAGAGGTAATCGAAAAATACGGTGCAGACTCACTAAGAACCTGGGCGGCTAACAGTGTTCCTGGATCTGATGTAATATTTGATTGGAAAGACATTAAACATGGTTACAGATTCCTTAGAAAATTTTGGAATGCATTTAGATTTATCAGCATGCAGATTTTTGATGAGGAAGTTTCATATGAAGAGATTAAAGATAATTTAGGACCACTTGATTTATGGATTTTATCCAAACTCAATAACCTCAACAAAAAAGTCGACAAGGCATTTGAAGACTATAACTTTGCAGATACAATCACATCAATTGAAAGATTCTTCTGGCATGATTTCTGTGATGAATACATTGAAGCTGTAAAATACAGATTATACACTGACGTTTCAGATGAATCAAGAAAAGCTGCAAAATACACATTAAAAACAGTTGTTGAAACTTCACTTAAATTAATGGCTCCAATTGCACCATTTTTCACAGAAGAAGTATACCAATACTTCTCAGACGAGTCAATTCATACTACTTCATGGCCTGAAGTATATGAAGAATTAATCAGTGAAGAAATGGAAATTAAAGGAGAAACCACAGTTGAGTTAATTGATGAAGTAAGAAGATTCAAGTCAGCTTCCAAAATACCACTGAATGCGGAATTGGCTGAAGTTAATGTGTATACTTCTGATACGGACTTGGTTGATGTCTTCAATAAATTTGGAGATGACATTGAAGGAACTTTAAAAATCAATAATTTGGAAATAAGCCAGGGAAAACCTGAAGTTCATGAAAAAATCATTGAAGTCGAACCTGACATGTCTAAAATCGGACCAACATTCAAAGGAGATGCCGGTAAAATCATAGGTTATTTAAAATCAACCGATATCGATGAAATTGGTTCTGCTTTAGAAGAAAATCATGAATTGGCAATAGGGGATATTGTAGTTCCTGAAGATATGTTAAATATCAAAAAAGAGATTGTCGGTGCATCCGGTAAGAAAGTTGACATCTTACAATCTGAAAACTTGGACATGATCGTGGAAGTAATTAGATAA
- a CDS encoding type IV pilus biogenesis/stability protein PilW has product MDVQTKEKLKLAQRFKKENKIDESEEIYREYWEKSPEDFSEFDKTTFSWILYKKYIKDNENLEEILESAELITDMKKQEDQSKNNKYPCPYTLAVLKVLENLNKNSDFEEVVMWAEMINPEYLSQKASDFNGRKYPSNKEKYYSQLTKALLKLDEIDRCYELSKEALELEELTDDIWFKWRLAKCANEIGEYDEAIEYLKYIITKKQDWYIKAEIANSYYFNGDFENSLSYAIDAVLTSAPSESKVNVYSLIADLVEDEYPDEALQNRYLEYSIRLNKGWKIDERLSEKIEEAGLDTENTEYWKIEKELKNFWNELRYKDQQPQYGIISNILPHGKSGFIQSEDGKSYYFKKFDFKGNMGDYHVGTSVSFYLEEGYDKAKDKIKMNAVNINTI; this is encoded by the coding sequence ATGGATGTCCAGACAAAAGAAAAACTAAAATTAGCACAAAGATTCAAAAAGGAAAACAAAATTGACGAATCAGAGGAAATTTACAGAGAATATTGGGAAAAATCACCTGAAGATTTCTCAGAATTCGACAAAACTACTTTCAGTTGGATTCTCTACAAAAAGTACATCAAAGACAATGAGAATCTTGAGGAAATTCTTGAAAGTGCTGAATTAATAACTGACATGAAAAAACAAGAAGATCAATCTAAAAACAACAAATATCCATGTCCATACACATTAGCAGTTTTAAAAGTTCTTGAAAACTTAAACAAAAACAGTGACTTTGAAGAAGTTGTAATGTGGGCAGAAATGATTAATCCTGAATATTTGAGCCAAAAGGCCAGTGATTTCAATGGAAGAAAATACCCTTCAAACAAAGAGAAATATTACAGCCAGCTAACAAAGGCACTTTTAAAACTTGATGAGATTGACAGGTGCTATGAGCTGTCAAAAGAAGCTCTTGAATTAGAAGAACTGACTGATGACATCTGGTTTAAATGGAGATTGGCCAAATGCGCTAATGAAATTGGAGAATATGATGAAGCGATTGAATATCTCAAGTATATCATCACGAAAAAACAGGACTGGTATATTAAAGCCGAAATAGCTAACAGCTATTACTTTAACGGAGATTTTGAAAATTCTCTATCCTATGCAATCGATGCAGTTTTAACATCTGCACCTAGTGAAAGTAAAGTAAATGTCTATTCATTGATTGCAGATTTGGTTGAAGACGAATATCCTGATGAAGCTTTGCAGAACAGATATTTAGAGTATAGTATCAGACTTAACAAGGGATGGAAAATTGATGAGAGATTATCTGAAAAAATTGAAGAAGCAGGGCTTGACACAGAAAATACAGAATACTGGAAAATAGAAAAAGAACTTAAAAACTTTTGGAATGAATTAAGATACAAAGACCAGCAACCCCAATACGGAATCATAAGCAATATATTGCCTCATGGAAAATCAGGTTTCATACAATCAGAGGACGGCAAGTCATATTATTTCAAAAAATTTGACTTCAAAGGAAACATGGGAGACTACCATGTCGGCACAAGTGTAAGTTTCTATCTCGAAGAGGGCTATGATAAAGCTAAAGATAAAATAAAAATGAATGCCGTGAATATTAATACAATATAG